In the genome of Aspergillus luchuensis IFO 4308 DNA, chromosome 2, nearly complete sequence, one region contains:
- a CDS encoding uncharacterized protein (COG:S;~EggNog:ENOG410PQR1;~InterPro:IPR029196;~PFAM:PF15251;~antiSMASH:Cluster_2.4), translating into MDSMRSLNTSLPSSTPRPQPPEQLLQSFKAAALSVTNLYKNAVYEQSQAKQAGYQEAIEDLLHFLDRENLGLGDGEGWKVRQWATERSDGNGAPSDDDEVEKQTRGATPAATRKAQPESEPIRQPSKLSSEEQAPAPPQQQLPTPSTPHASESNDFDRPTIFTFTAGPTFPQFPEQDMDMQTTDSSTPASQDGAPVSVSVLPRNARQQNRHNNFTRSNTRSSPHEPSVGIGSKRKLNVPDFFDLSGLGNRDIFGGGKRGRFT; encoded by the coding sequence aTGGACTCGATGAGATCCCTAAACACGTCACTGCCCAGCTCGACGCCTCGGCCACAACCTCCTGAGCAGCTCCTACAGTCGTTCAAGGCTGCTGCTCTCTCCGTCACGAACCTCTACAAGAATGCTGTCTACGAACAGTCGCAAGCCAAGCAAGCTGGATATCAAGAAGCAATTGAGGATCTACTACACTTCCTAGACCGGGAGAACCTCGGTCTTGGAGACGGGGAGGGCTGGAAAGTTCGGCAATGGGCCACGGAACGGAGTGATGGAAATGGTGCCCCtagcgacgatgatgaggttgagaAACAAACCAGAGGCGCAACGCCGGCTGCCACCCGCAAGGCACAGCCAGAATCCGAACCGATCCGACAGCCTTCCAAGTTATCGTCGGAGGAGcaagctccagctccgccgCAGCAACAGCTGCCAACACCTTCGACCCCTCATGCCTCTGAATCAAACGACTTCGATCGTCCAACTATCTTTACGTTTACTGCCGGGCCCACCTTTCCGCAATTCCCAGAACAAGACATGGACATGCAAACCACCGACAGTTCGACTCCAGCGTCTCAAGATGGTGCCCCGGTCAGCGTCTCCGTCCTGCCTCGAAACGCCCGGCAACAGAATCGTCATAATAACTTCACCCGCTCAAACACTCGGTCGTCCCCTCATGAACCGTCCGTCGGGATCGGTTCGAAACGAAAGCTGAACGTGCCCGATTTCTTCGACTTGTCTGGTCTAGGCAATCGAGACATATTTGGGGGCGGCAAACGTGGCCGCTTCACTTAG
- a CDS encoding uncharacterized protein (COG:S;~EggNog:ENOG410PT20;~InterPro:IPR028036;~PFAM:PF15055;~TransMembrane:1 (i77-95o);~antiSMASH:Cluster_2.4), with the protein MSSSTQNNSALDVQPKDAKRALAEDAYDDCLSCRVTGSAAFIGLGVYSYYSGLKNLKMNEKAIMQGTTKYKMGSRHLGLFTISATLVGMGIYRAFN; encoded by the exons ATGTCTTCGTCTACCCAGAATAACAGCGCCTTGGATGTCCAGCCCAAGGACGCGAAGCGTGCACTTGCGGAGGACGCATATGATGACTGCCTATCGTGCAGAGTTACTG GATCCGCCGCGTTCATCGGCCTCGGTGTGTACAGTTACTACTCGGGATTGAAGAACCTCAAGATGAATGAAAAGGCAATCATGCAAGGAACAACCAAGTATAAGATGGGATCTCGACATCTCGGgctcttcaccatctctgCGACACTAGTTGGAATGGGAATTTATAGAGCCTTCAACTGA
- a CDS encoding putative AP-3 adaptor complex subunit mu (COG:U;~EggNog:ENOG410PIT0;~InterPro:IPR011012,IPR028565,IPR036168,IPR018240;~PFAM:PF00928;~go_component: GO:0030131 - clathrin adaptor complex [Evidence IEA];~go_process: GO:0006886 - intracellular protein transport [Evidence IEA];~go_process: GO:0016192 - vesicle-mediated transport [Evidence IEA]), which yields MSGQIDALYIYDEQSNPIVEQVYRSRPPSASAILPLYNAYAAPRPSLIYFPNTTPPVTVFSVVQSNLLFLALSEVDTEPLLALEFIHRVVDVLEDFVGAPLLSTKIQANYDVVAQLLHEMCDAGVVCNTEPNALQEVVEMPGWMGKLLGGVGLPGSSTPILGQASAMKQSAAAAAQGPAIPWRKSGVRHTSNELYVDIIESLSVTMAPSGRILSAMSSGTIAFTAKISGVPDLLLSLTAPGGQKALGRKLELPVFHPCVRLARWRENPGELSFVPPDGRFILAGYEVDLMPTDPTLDQPPSHMEKLFLPAIVDIRKSLGPTGSDFEVRLILNTNFPGYSSSSRPGVGRSGSGTSTPSFLGGGGGNSSAPALEEVVVTVPIPKSVRNITDMQASRGEALFSPGNGVLEWRVPTKDAGTISGTATLRCTVVGHYADDELDDDVEEIDADTNLLQGYYDANASYQNPEADTTKRKTKKKKKKKVVKKSSSRAAAAAAAAEASASSPAEPLSLNPEDPEQLTHTPTPEPEQSQTLTPPVQSSSPQPPPSLPRSQSQSQKQSPSRAYSDSSIFLSAPRKTKTQLNATLMPNSAAVSFSVRGWLPSGLKVESLNIDPRRSRGLGEGVKPYKGVKYICMSRKGVERRC from the exons ATGAGCGGCCAGATCGATGCGCTCTATATCTATGATGAGCAGAG CAATCCGATCGTCGAGCAGGTCTATCGCTCCCGTCCGCCCTCCGCATCGGCCATTCTCCCCCTCTATAACGCCTATGCAGCTCCGCGCCCGTCACTCATCTACTTTCCGAACACAACTCCGCCGGTGACAGTGTTTTCGGTAGTGCAGTCCAACCTGCTGTTCTTGGCGCTGTCCGAGGTTGATACGGAACCGCTACTTGCCTTGGAATTCATTCATcgggttgttgatgttctcgAGGACTTCGTTGGAGCACCATTGCTTTCCACCAAGATCCAGGCGAACTATGATGTGGTCGCACAGCTTCTGCACGAAATGTGCGATGCGGGGGTTGTTTGCAATACAGAGCCCAATGCGCTACAGGAGGTAGTGGAAATgccaggatggatggggaagcTGTTAGGCGGCGTTGGATTGCCTGG ATCATCGACACCGATTCTGGGACAAGCCAGTGCCATGAAGCAAtcagccgccgccgcggcCCAAGGACCTGCGATCCCCTGGAGAAAGTCCGGAGTGAGACACACTTCTAACGAGCTCTATGTTGATATTATCGAGTCACTTTCCGTGACGATGGCACCATCAGGACGAATACTCTCTGCGATGTCTTCCGGCACTATCGCCTTCACCGCCAAGATATCCGGTGTCCCTGATCTGCTTCTTTCGTTAACAGCACCCGGTGGTCAAAAAGCTTTGGGACGTAAGTTGGAGTTGCCGGTATTTCACCCATGCGTGCGCCTGGCGCGCTGGCGGGAGAACCCTGGCGAGCTCAGCTTTGTACCACCAGACGGTCGGTTCATTCTTGCCGGGTACGAGGTGGACCTCATGCCAACAGACCCTACACTTGATCAACCCCCGAGTCATATGGAGAAGCTTTTCTTGCCGGCTATTGTGGACATCCGTAAATCGCTTGGGCCGACTGGCTCAGATTTCGAGGTCCGCCTTATTCTCAACACAAACTTCCCGGGATACTCATCCTCCAGCCGACCTGGTGTCGGGCGTAGCGGATCAGGCACGTCCACACCCTCTTTTCtcgggggtggaggcggcAACTCCTCAGCGCCAGCGCTAGAAGAGGTTGTGGTGACCGTCCCGATTCCGAAATCGGTCCGGAACATCACAGACATGCAAGCCAGCCGTGGAGAGGCTCTATTCTCACCGGGCAACGGCGTACTAGAATGGCGCGTGCCGACCAAAGATGCCGGCACTATTTCCGGGACGGCGACGCTCCGGTGCACCGTCGTAGGACACTATGCGGACGACGAGCTGGACGACGATGTCGAAGAAATCGACGCAGACACCAATCTCCTTCAGGGCTACTACGACGCCAACGCGTCTTACCAGAACCCTGAAGCAGACACGACGAAACGCAAgaccaagaaaaagaagaagaagaaggttgtcaaGAAATCATCTTcccgcgcagcagcagcggcagcggcagcagaagCCTCAGCTTCCTCGCCCGCTGAACCCCTCTCCTTGAACCCGGAGGATCCCGAACAACTCACACATACTCCTACTCCTGAACCCGAACAATCGCAGACGCTTACACCGCCCGTTCAATCATCCTCGCCGCAACCTCCACCGTCACTTCCCCGGTCACAGTCACAATCACAGAAACAATCACCCAGCCGAGCCTACTCGgattcctccatcttcctttCGGCGCCCCGTAAAACCAAGACCCAACTAAACGCGACACTAATGCCTAACTCGGCAGCGGTGTCGTTCTCCGTTCGTGGCTGGCTTCCCTCGGGGCTCAAGGTAGAGAGCCTGAACATCGATCCGCGGCGGAGTCGCGGACTAGGCGAGGGAGTGAAACCATATAAGGGAGTGAAATATATCTGTATGAGTCGGAAGGGAGTGGAACGGAGATGCTAG
- a CDS encoding tyrosinase family protein (COG:G;~EggNog:ENOG410PMG2;~InterPro:IPR008922,IPR002227;~PFAM:PF00264;~SECRETED:SignalP(1-18);~go_function: GO:0016491 - oxidoreductase activity [Evidence IEA]), whose translation MVALKALSLGLLASQAWAVPTASHTALTSPTASDAAVAAAAAKLEQLSSYALDQTLANLPSSSEDKQACTRETLRIRRDWRAFSKPEKKDYINSVLCLQKLPARTPSHLAPGAKTRYDDFLATHINQTLEIHYTGTFLAWHRYFTFEFEQALRDECHYAGDFPYWDWGYDAIHTMEASEVYDGSETSMSGNGYCIPNQGNISLYLGNYAPIILPPGTGGGCVTSGPFKNYTVNMGPAALSLPGGSTAAVSNPLNYNPRCLKRSLTTALLQKYNTYPKITSLILDNDDVWDFEMTMQGVPGSGSIGVHGSGHYSMGGDPGRDVYVSPGDPAFWHHHGMIDRVWWIWQNLDLKSREYAISGTGTFLNEPASKNTTLQTVVDLGYANGVPRRMKDLMSTTKGPFCYAYV comes from the exons ATGGTTGCTCTCAAGGCCCTCAGTCTGGGCCTGCTTGCTTCGCAGGCCTGGGCCGTGCCCACTGCCTCCCATACGGCCCTGACCAGCCCAACTGCATCCGACGCTGCCGTGGCTGCCGCAGCTGCCAAGCTCGAGCAATTGTCGAGCTATGCCCTTGACCAGACTCTGGCCAACCTCCCCAGCAGCTCCGAGGACAAGCAGGCATGCACGCGAGAAACTCTGCGGATCCGCCGTGACTGGCGGGCGTTCTCGAAGCCCGAGAAAAAAGACTACATCAACTCGGTGCTCTGTCTGCAGAAGCTTCCCGCGCGCACCCCGTCGCATCTAGCCCCAGGTGCTAAGACTCGCTATGATGATTTCCTAGCCACGCATATCAACCAGACTCTGGAGATCCACTATACG GGAACTTTCCTCGCATGGCACCGCTACTTCACCTTTGAATTCGAGCAAGCCCTCCGTGATGAATGCCACTACGCAGGCGACTTCCC ATACTGGGACTGGGGCTACGACGCCATCCACACAATGGAAGCGTCCGAAGTATACGACGGCTCCGAGACCTCCATGTCCGGCAACGGCTACTGCATCCCCAACCAAGGCAACATTTCCCTCTACCTCGGCAATTACGCCCCTATAATCCTGCCCCCTGGCACCGGCGGTGGCTGCGTAACCAGCGGGCCCTTCAAGAACTACACTGTGAACATGGGCCCCGCTGCGCTCTCCCTCCCTGGAGGCAGCACCGCCGCCGTCTCCAACCCCCTCAACTACAACCCCCGCTGCCTGAAGCGCAGTCTCACCACCGCCCTTCTGCAAAAGTACAACACCTACCCCAAGATCACCTCGCTTATCCTGGACAACGACGATGTCTGGGACTTCGAGATGACCATGCAGGGTGTGCCTGGCAGTGGGTCGATTGGTGTCCATGGCTCCGGACACTATAGTATGGGTGGGGATCCGGGACGAGATGTCTATGTTAGTCCTGGAGATCCGGCGTTCTGGCATCATCATGGTATGATTGATCGGGTTTGGTGGATTTGGCAGAACTTGGATTTGAAGAGTAGGGAGTATGCGATCTCGGGAACGGGAACGTTCTTGAATGAGCCGGCTAGTAAGAATACTACCTTGCAGACGGTTGTGGATTTGGGGTATGCCAATGGAgtgccgaggaggatgaaggattTGATGAGTACGACGAAGGGGCCGTTTTGTTATGCTTATGTTTAG